TCCAAAGGCTCCTAAAAACACCAAGAGAATCCAGGCGAGGTTGTAATCCAAATGCCCTTCGGAGTAGCGACGATCCGCTTGAGCGTCCATTCCGGGAATGAGAAACAAATCGATGATCCAACCGATTCCCAAAAAACCGAGGGTGAAAAAGTACAAGGTCCCAGAAAGCGGTTTGCCGTAGTAAAAGCGATGGGCTCCCATAAAGCCGAAGATCCAAGTCAAATAGCCAATCAAAAGACTGTGTGAGTTATTTTCCACTCGTGACCCCCAATTGCCATAGGTCGCTCTAGTTCCCATGTTTTTGACCTCCAGGTTCCAACATGGGCACAATCTAGGTCCGCTCGTGCAAGCTGTCAACCTCACCACCTGCGATCTCTTGCTCAGTTTCTTTCCCCATGCTTCAATAGACCACTTTCCAAAGGAGTGACCGGATGGCCCATCAGCTCACCATCAAAGCCCCATTCGATGGCAAAGAAATCGCCACCTTACCTCTTCACAGCCTTGACGAGGTTAAAAAAATGCTCAGTGGAGCCCATGCCCTGAGCCGCCGTCCAAAAGCCCGAATTTCTGTTCCCCATAGATTGGAAATATTGGCTAAAACCCAGGAGATCATTCGTCACAATGACGAAAAGTTTTTACTCATGGCCGCCCAAGAGGGGGGAAAGCCTTATGCTGACTCCCGGGTGGAGATCGACCGAGCCCTGCAGGGAATTCAGGTAGCCATGGAACATCTAAAATCCATGGCTGGAGAAGAAATACCCATGGGGCTGACTGTGCCATCACAAAACCGCTGGGCCTTTACCAAAAGAGAGCCGGTGGGAGTTGTCTTTGCGATCAGCGCCTTTAATCACCCTTTCAATCTCATTGTCCATCAAGTCATTCCGGCCATTGCAGTCGGCTGCCCAGTGTTGGTGAAACCAGCCCGACAGACACCTTTGAGTTGCCAAAATCTTGTCCACTCCTTGTACGAAGCAGGTCTTCCCAAAGAATGGTGCCAGATGGTTTTGTGTGATCACGAGACGGTGGATTTTTTGGTAAAAGACCCGCGCCTCAGTTACTTCAGTTTTATTGGCTCAAGTGAAGTCGGCTGGAAACTGCGAAGTAAGCTGGCTCCCGGAGTGACCAGTGCTCTTGAACATGGAGGGGCCGCGCCGGTCATCGTCACTGAGGACGCCGACCTTGAAGATGCCTTGCCCCTATTGGTGAAAGGCGGATTCTATCATGCTGGCCAAGTGTGCGTTTCAGTGCAACGGGTCTTCGCCCATCAGTCCATCGCCCAAAAACTGGCTGAACAGATGGCCCAAGCCGCGAAAACTCTGACCGTCGGTGATCCGACTCACCCGGCGACTCAAGTTGGCCCGTTGATCCATCATAATGAAGTCAATCGGGTTAAGGAGTGGGTCGACGAAGCCGTGCAGAGCGGAGCCAAATTATTAACTGGTGGCAAGGCGCTATCGCCCTCTTGCTATGAGCCGACAGTTTTGTTTAATCCTCCTGATGCCGTCCGAGTTTCTCGCCAGGAAATCTTTGGCCCAGTGGTTTGCGTGTATCCCTATAAGACTTTGGACGAAGCCATTGAACGAGCCAACCAACTTCCCTTTGTTTTCCAAAGTGCGGTGTTTACCAAAAACATGGATACCGCATTTAAATGTCTGCGAGAGCTGGATGCCACGGCGGTGATGGTCAATGACCACACGGCCTTTCGTGTCGACTGGATGCCATTTGGTGGAAGACGTCAATCAGGCGCCGGAGTCGGAGGTATCCCCTATACCATGAAGGAAATGACCTTCGAAAAATTAGCGGTCCTTCGTTCTCCGGAACTCTAACGAATTAAGACTAGGCGGCCGGTGGTGGTGCCTGACGTACCCTCGTCCCTCCACCCACACGAGAGAGGCGCAGATGCTTCACCCGCCGACGCAATTCCCGGCGCTCTGTACGGTCCAGCTTTTTGGATCCGTAGCGAGAATCGATGAGAGGTTGAAACACTCCTTGTAGCTCCCGTTCCCGATCGGGAAAGAATTCCCGAGCCCTCTGCCAATAGGCGTAGGGTCCCTCGATGGGTTGACGTTCCAGCCCCGCCAATTTAAGGCGCTGGCAAAGAGCCCGATAGATGCCCAATACCGGGTCGACCTTTTCCCGACTTTTGCGTAAAAAGAGAAAGGCAACAACGATCAGCACAATTGACAAAAGAACCGCGGCCAGTGCTAACAGCCAACGGCCATAACTGCCAACGCCCAACTGTTTCAAGATATCTTTTTGAAAAGATAGGTCGTAGCGCAAGAGAAAGTTGACCCAAAGGGCCTCCGTCTGGTCCCAAATCAAGCGGATGCGTTCGCCCATTTCACCAAGGCCACCTCGAATCCATTTGGGGAGAGCACCACCTCCGCCAGTCTCTTCGTCATCCAGATTTGCCAAGAGTTCCCGATAACCAGCTCCACCCAGGGCCAGGCGTTGGGGGGCAATGCTTTCCACAGGGTCCAATCTCTGCCAAGAATTTAACCGATCATCCCAATACTCCAACCAGGCGTGAGCGTCGAGATAACGCACTAAAAAGTAATCCTTGAGCAAGCTTGACGTGCCACCTTGAAAGCCAACAATAACCCGGGTGGGAATCCCGGCAAGTCTCATCATGGTGGCCACAGCCCCTGCATAGTGCTCACAAAAACCTTGCTTCTTTTCAAATAGAAACTCATCCAATCCTGACATGGTCCCAGGCTGTAGAGTGTAGGTGAATCTGTTCTTAAGCAAATAATCCATGGCCCGGGTGGCAACCTCGTGGGCTCCCTCGCCCGGCCGCCGCCAGCTCTTAGCTACTTGCCGAACCCGATCACTCACCTGTTTCGTCACTTTCAAATATATCTCGGGGTCGGGTCGTTCCCAACTGGTGGCCTGAGCCGAGAGGTTGGAGAATGCCCGATAGTACTGGCGTGAGAACAAATTCATGCGTGCTTCGAACACCCGCCCCTCAGAAGTGCGCACAAGTCGTAGGTTAGGATCACCTGAAAACATGACTAAAGTGGGCCAATCGAGGGCAAACAGAAATCGCTCGGGCGAAGGCTCAAGAAAGATTTCCTGCACCACCTCCTGTCCTGTCATCGGTCTTTCCAAGACTGGAATACTTTTTTGGTAGGTTCCCTTGTCCCAATCCAATCCATTGGCAACAGTCAGGACCAACCCCCGCCAGTAAAACTCCTGAACTGAACTCACCTGGCGCTCGGGAAAGGATACCCGAAAAGCCACCTTGTCCGACTGGGCAAGCTGAGCCACAGAGCCAGGACGCAGTTTTTCGGAAAATCCGGTTTGCCCCGCATTTTTTCGGGTTTGACTCCACAAACTAATGTTGAAGCGTGGAAAAAGAAAAAACAACACCAAGGCCAAAGGGACAGACTGCAATGCCAGCAAAAGAGAACGGCGCAACAAAAAGCGCATGTTTCCCCTCTCTGGTGGCGAGTGGTACATGGCCAACACCGCCGTAATCAGGAGCACATCGAACACCAGAAACAAAGTCATTTCCATGGACTGGGAGTCGATGAGCTTAGCCATCAAAAGTAGATAGCACAAAAAGATCACGATGATGGTGTCTCTGACTTTTCTCAACTCAAAGAGCTTGGATGCCGCCATGAGTACGAGCAGGGCTGTTGCCGGCTCTTGGCCCATCACTGTACCAAACTGAAAGAAAATCCCCACAGCACCAAGAACTACCAATCCACGCAGAAACCATGGCTGCGGGAGGGGCCACGAGCGAAGGTTGTGAAGCACTCGCCAAAAAAGAAAAAAGAAGGACACTCCGATCACCCAATAGGGCACTGTCAAAATGTGAGGTAATAGGTTAATGCCCACAAGGAGATACACGAGGCGTTGTTTGCTGTCGTCAAACCTCATCCGACCTCTCCGTAGCGAGCCAACTCCCGCTGGCACTTTTGATAGTGATGGGGTCCGTAACCGAAGTTTAAACGCTTTCCAGGCAAGACCAGTTCAAAGGGCGCACCCCGTTCGCGGGCCTGATCCAACCAACGGGACATTTGACTCAAAACCTTTTCCACATCCCGATTGGGAACGTCCTGAAAGCGCACAGAAAAACACCTGTCGGTTGTGCCCTCGTACTCTTTGATCATCAATCGTCTGCGGCGGGCAAAGATCTTCCAGTCCACCCGGTGGTAGCTTTCGCCTCGTTCATATTTGCGGTGTTCACGGAACTCATCTCCCCGTTGATGACCCGCGATGGCCTCAGACTTGGGAAACTTGTTCTCCTCGGCGACCAAACGCAAGGGCAAATGGCCTGAAGGATTGGGATAGAGAAAGAACTCCCCATCAGCGCGTAGAACCTTCCAGGCCCGGAACAACCCTAAGGGAAACACTGTCGACAGGGACATCGCCGGCACCTGATGAACCCCGCGAACCATGGGGCCGCAGACAAGGTTGCGCACCACCTGCTGACTACTCGCCACGTCCTCAATGCACAAGACCTGGCCATAGACCAGTTCCTTTTTGAGGGGAGACAGCTCTATCATTTGCCGACGAGCATAGCCCTTATTAACAAGGCGAAGGGGAATTGAAACAGGTTCGCCCGCATGCTGATCACCGATCGGCAGTGCCTCGATCATCAGATCCCGCAGGTTATTGTGGGTCTCCACCATGCTAATGACAAAAATGGCGAAAAGGAAAAATCCAAGCAAAAAAACTAGATTGTTATTGTAGGTGGCACCGGCCACGATCACCACGGCCGTACCGGCCAAAAAGATCAGACCATTTTGGGTGGGAACAATATAGACCTTCCCTTGCTTCATCCCGGGAAGGCGCTGCACCCATTCCTTCATGGCTAGTCCACCTGTACGGATTGAAGAACTTCCAGTGCCTTTTGATTGGCCACGCCACCCTGAAATCCCTCACCACGGTTGAGGCGATGAGAAATCACACTCACACCCACTTCCTGGACATCTTCAGGCAGCACCATGCTGCGCCCCTCTATAAAGGCCCAGGCTTTGGCGGCCTTCAAAAGAGCGAGTCCAGCACGGGGAGAAAGCCCCCACTGGTCGGCCGACTGGTTGCGAGTGTGTTGAAGAATTCTCTGAATGTAATCAATAATTGCGTCCGAACAATGAATGTCCTCGACCACCAACTGGACCTTGAGGATGTCTTCGGGACTCATGACCGGCTCCATATTTTCAATCAATCGATCCCGCTTTTCGCCCTTGAGAAGCTGCTTCTCTGCTCCCTCATTTGGATAGCCGATTTCAATACGCATGAGGAACCGATCGAGCTGACTCTCCGGCAGTGGATAGGTCCCCGCCTGCTCCAAGGGATTTTGGGTAGCGACAACAAAAAATGGCTCGGGCAAGGGGTGAGTCACCCCATCCACTGTCACCCGTCTTTCCTCCATAGCCTGAAGACAGGCACTTTGGGTTTTCGGAGTCGCGCGGTTGAGCTCATCTGCAATGACCATTTGCCCAAAGATGGGACCCTTATGAAAGTGAAAGGACTTTCTCTCTGGATCAAAGACTGTCGTTCCCAGAATATCAGCGGGCAAAAGGTCGTTGGTGAACTGAATTCGCGTGGAATTGAGCCCCAAACTCTTTGCCAATAGGCGAACCAAAGTGGTCTTGCCGACACCAGGTATGTCCTCAATCAACAGATGACCCTGGGCCAGTAGGCAGCAGAGGGACAACT
This is a stretch of genomic DNA from Pseudobdellovibrionaceae bacterium. It encodes these proteins:
- a CDS encoding aldehyde dehydrogenase family protein — protein: MAHQLTIKAPFDGKEIATLPLHSLDEVKKMLSGAHALSRRPKARISVPHRLEILAKTQEIIRHNDEKFLLMAAQEGGKPYADSRVEIDRALQGIQVAMEHLKSMAGEEIPMGLTVPSQNRWAFTKREPVGVVFAISAFNHPFNLIVHQVIPAIAVGCPVLVKPARQTPLSCQNLVHSLYEAGLPKEWCQMVLCDHETVDFLVKDPRLSYFSFIGSSEVGWKLRSKLAPGVTSALEHGGAAPVIVTEDADLEDALPLLVKGGFYHAGQVCVSVQRVFAHQSIAQKLAEQMAQAAKTLTVGDPTHPATQVGPLIHHNEVNRVKEWVDEAVQSGAKLLTGGKALSPSCYEPTVLFNPPDAVRVSRQEIFGPVVCVYPYKTLDEAIERANQLPFVFQSAVFTKNMDTAFKCLRELDATAVMVNDHTAFRVDWMPFGGRRQSGAGVGGIPYTMKEMTFEKLAVLRSPEL
- a CDS encoding AAA family ATPase, whose product is MSVIRVLDKADQVILGKRPQLKLSLCCLLAQGHLLIEDIPGVGKTTLVRLLAKSLGLNSTRIQFTNDLLPADILGTTVFDPERKSFHFHKGPIFGQMVIADELNRATPKTQSACLQAMEERRVTVDGVTHPLPEPFFVVATQNPLEQAGTYPLPESQLDRFLMRIEIGYPNEGAEKQLLKGEKRDRLIENMEPVMSPEDILKVQLVVEDIHCSDAIIDYIQRILQHTRNQSADQWGLSPRAGLALLKAAKAWAFIEGRSMVLPEDVQEVGVSVISHRLNRGEGFQGGVANQKALEVLQSVQVD
- a CDS encoding DUF58 domain-containing protein encodes the protein MKEWVQRLPGMKQGKVYIVPTQNGLIFLAGTAVVIVAGATYNNNLVFLLGFFLFAIFVISMVETHNNLRDLMIEALPIGDQHAGEPVSIPLRLVNKGYARRQMIELSPLKKELVYGQVLCIEDVASSQQVVRNLVCGPMVRGVHQVPAMSLSTVFPLGLFRAWKVLRADGEFFLYPNPSGHLPLRLVAEENKFPKSEAIAGHQRGDEFREHRKYERGESYHRVDWKIFARRRRLMIKEYEGTTDRCFSVRFQDVPNRDVEKVLSQMSRWLDQARERGAPFELVLPGKRLNFGYGPHHYQKCQRELARYGEVG
- a CDS encoding TM2 domain-containing protein, which translates into the protein MGTRATYGNWGSRVENNSHSLLIGYLTWIFGFMGAHRFYYGKPLSGTLYFFTLGFLGIGWIIDLFLIPGMDAQADRRYSEGHLDYNLAWILLVFLGAFGVHRFYMGKIISGLIWLLTAGLFGLGWLYDLWTLNEQIHECNR
- a CDS encoding DUF3488 domain-containing transglutaminase family protein: MRFDDSKQRLVYLLVGINLLPHILTVPYWVIGVSFFFLFWRVLHNLRSWPLPQPWFLRGLVVLGAVGIFFQFGTVMGQEPATALLVLMAASKLFELRKVRDTIIVIFLCYLLLMAKLIDSQSMEMTLFLVFDVLLITAVLAMYHSPPERGNMRFLLRRSLLLALQSVPLALVLFFLFPRFNISLWSQTRKNAGQTGFSEKLRPGSVAQLAQSDKVAFRVSFPERQVSSVQEFYWRGLVLTVANGLDWDKGTYQKSIPVLERPMTGQEVVQEIFLEPSPERFLFALDWPTLVMFSGDPNLRLVRTSEGRVFEARMNLFSRQYYRAFSNLSAQATSWERPDPEIYLKVTKQVSDRVRQVAKSWRRPGEGAHEVATRAMDYLLKNRFTYTLQPGTMSGLDEFLFEKKQGFCEHYAGAVATMMRLAGIPTRVIVGFQGGTSSLLKDYFLVRYLDAHAWLEYWDDRLNSWQRLDPVESIAPQRLALGGAGYRELLANLDDEETGGGGALPKWIRGGLGEMGERIRLIWDQTEALWVNFLLRYDLSFQKDILKQLGVGSYGRWLLALAAVLLSIVLIVVAFLFLRKSREKVDPVLGIYRALCQRLKLAGLERQPIEGPYAYWQRAREFFPDRERELQGVFQPLIDSRYGSKKLDRTERRELRRRVKHLRLSRVGGGTRVRQAPPPAA